The Theobroma cacao cultivar B97-61/B2 chromosome 1, Criollo_cocoa_genome_V2, whole genome shotgun sequence genome contains the following window.
CCTCAGTTAGacatgagaaaggaaaaaagcaGAAGGTGGAGACTTGCCAAGATAAGTAGTTGGGCTCTTCCCTCTCCAACATCTTTATGgaccattttattttattttatagtgTATGAAGATTAAGGCTTTGCTTGATAGGAACAAAAGGAGAAATTGGCAGGAAGGATTATTTCCTCGTTTATGGCTACGTTCTAAATATATTGTTGGTCCCATGTACTTCCATGTTTATTGTAGTGATTACTGAATATTGTTCTAATATTAACCTATAACAATGCAATGAAAACTCTGTAACTAAAAACTAAATGtttgttttagaaaaaatgaagtttggtatatttatttatgaatttaaactactttttctgtcttttactattattattattattattattatttacctTGCATTcttgatattttaaaattatgttttttcttttacttatcTTCCTGTGTATAAATCTGAACTTacaaagttttaaatttaaaaaatgatgaaattaattattatgttaatgttataatattttaaatttaattttaataatttaaatattttagtttaaatgtTCCCTTATTTAGGATTGATTTTAGaattaatatttcattttttgagGTTTCGATCATAAAAGCAGGGCAAGGTAGTTGTCTTTTGGGGAGTTTggagtttataaatttataaatgaaaactTAAGCTAAATGTAAGACAAGTTGAATGCAAATAAATTTCTTTGAGATTTGAGTTGTTATTGGATTATTTATGAAAAGGAAATGTCACATTAATTTTGGATCTGTTTGTTTTgcactaaaatattttttgaaaaacgtTTTCATAACTTATACTATTAATTCcaaatataaaacattttacgaGTCAAAAGGGTTAATCAGTGAAAATATCTTACGCCAATTTAACAAATATCTTAGTTAGATAGTGTTTAAGAAATATCAAGCAATAGACTCaggaaatattttaaataagacTAAGTCAGATAAACCTTAAAAAAACTCAATCATTAGGATTATTTCAATTACTATAGgttgagaagaagaaaaattaagtaaGCCTACACCTTTGAAGACTATTTCAACTGCTACAagttgagaagaaaaaaaattaagtaagcTTACGCGAAGGGTTTAACAAATATCTGAATCAGATAACGTTTAAGAAATATCAAgcaatatatttaaaaaatattctaaaTAAGACTAAGTcagataaattttaaaaaactcaatcattaaaactatttcagctactgagaagaaaaaaaattaagctaaGGTATAAAAAGTTCACTTATACTCGCCCACAAGAGagaatttgtatttttttcaagATCTGACCTAATCTTGTATGCGcgtgagttttttttttttaataaacttataatgaattttcatatataaagCACTCGCAGTTTTTGTACTTTGACAATGTGAAATGTTGAaatcttataaaatatattatttttttaattatatatatatatatacataaacaaaaaaacaaagtagaaacaACGAACTAGAAAGGTGCAGAAACGACATCCCGTATTTCTTGTAAATGCAGCTCCTCTAAATACTGCATGTCTTTGGGGTTCATCATCGTTCCTATATTATCTCTTGCCACGCTTACTACCGGCGCTAATCCCTGCAGTCCTTACCATTTAATATCAGTTTGCTAGTAAGTATCCATCTCTGTATATGCAGACTTAATGTTTAACATGCTATAAAATCCAATTTAGCTTCATGCTAAATCAACTGGTAATAATATATCTTTACCTCAGTGAAAATACTCATGGCTTCTTCTATGGTCCTCGTCCTCACCACATACATGGCAGCCTCCTGCAACACCAAACTCAATCCAATGAACGAAAcccagaaaaacaaaaaggaaatataTACATCCGAACAGACCAGTATTAATTTTcagagaaaagaaaaccaagTAAACCAAAAACAATCAGATAAAACCTACTCTTGCACATTGGATTTCATTAATGTTAAGAGTCCTTGGCTCACTTTCTATGGAAGATTTTCTATCAATCCTTAACGCTGATTTCGCTTCCATtattgagagagagaaagagaaagagacacAAAtctcaaaaaccaaaaaagaaagaagcttTCTTTTGTGTAGTTTATGGGTAGGTTGTCTGAGGATGAGACAGATCACGAAAGGTTTTGTCGGGAGAGACCACGTAAAATGGAGCTAAACCTTAAATAGGGGGCTGGGATGTTGGTTAAGTGCACTACGTAATGTCACGTGGCAACGTTTTACCTTGTAGTATTCCAACAACGTGGCAACTGGCTTGATATGACATGTGGCGGCTGATAACATGGGGTATTGCAGAATGAAGAAACCTGCTGGTCATACATCACCATAGATCTTTCCCCAAATggggaaaagaaaatcttGAGGCGCTTCTGTTTCTTTGGTTGATTGCGTATCGTTGTTTGGCAGCAGTTGAACCAATGGGGGATTTCCACGAGTTGTTGGAGGTGAATTTTAACATGGTTGGATTGACCCAAAAGAGGAACACGTGGGTGGTTCGTGATGGGGATTTTGTCATCATGGGGTCCAGTTGATGTGTTTGAGGAGGCGGATGGAATTTGATGCACGTTGGTCACATTTGtgagatatttatttttgacttTGAGGGACATACAAAGAATGGTGAGGGGAATTGGAGGACATGTCAAGTCCGTGACATTATTGATGTTTCACCAAATCTTTTGGTTCCTTACTTTATCGACGTTGCTCGATGGACTCATCTTTTTCACTCTGACCATAACCAATCGCCACGACCCAATCTGGAGCCACAAGAAGAGAACGAGCCAAAACCCAACTCGGCTTTCATAGGCAAGGGCCAGCAATTGGCCCGGGTTGGGCCGTTAGGGCCTTAAACTAGGCCATGCGAGCCACGGAAGATGTAGCGACCTTGCCTGCCACTATTCTTAAATCGGTTGAGCCAAGATGTAGCGACCTCGGGCTAGGCTTCAAGCAAGGTAGTAATTGGGCTCAACCAGCTAGGAAGGAGTaggagaaaaaattaaaaaaaaaaaaacaaaagacaaaatagGTGCTGATATATCAtattggaaaaaaattaaaaaaaaatccaatttaTACCATTTTAATACATTGAGGATTCAATCAGAagaatttaaagaatatgaattaaaataagagtaataaaaacaaaaagaacatGCTATGGACTTGTTAGattctttgtttgtttgtttgtacTACATGAATGTGAACTTTGTCGGTCTCGCTTCATATATTTCTGTCTCTTCCCTAGTCATAGCTAACCGGCTTTGGTTTGTAGGGTGAGGTGAAAACAATGGAAAGGGgtgggtaaataaatgaaaaagaaaatgatttttattagTATTCGGTGACAGACAAAAGtgaaaagaaacaagataCGAAAGATTAACAAATTTCTATCAAGCCCTAATGACGAAGTCCATAACATTAATCCTAATTAGAAGTCCCTTTTAATCAAATAGGcaacaaataaattacattCTTAACCTTTAAATGAAGGCTTATATATGTTGATCTCTAGCCtcccatttattttatttaaatcccAAATCTTAACCAATGTTTAGCACATATTCGTAGGTATTTTCATAATGCGAATCTTGAAaatctttgtatttttttaagataaaagaaagagttTTTGCATAGACGGCATTATATATGGCCAACAAGCATATCAAATTGTTTAGGacattaacttttttttttcttttgaatttttggaacaaaacaatgttgttttcttttccccctcAATTTACAACTGAAAAGTGGAATTCATTTCCTTTATTCTTTCCTTGTGTAGACAGAATTTATGAATGATATAGGACCTACtccttaatcaaattaatgtGCAAAAATCATCATAAATCAAATCTTTCAGTACAAGTGATTCATTATTAATGGTAGGGGGGAAGGATATAATTTTGAAGAGTGCGTTGTTTGCTTTTATAATgtacaaaatgaaaaaaaataaataagtaccATGTACTTGGTCTTCAAATATAGTGCTCACTGTAGTAAGTCTTTGGTCAAATATAAAGACAAAACCAAGACATGACCTAAAGTCATGAATAAGAGTTTTTTGTTGGTTGTGTCAATTATTCTTTGTCTCCTACACAGCacaatttttgtttgaatgcCTTTAGTCTCAAAACTATATTCCTCTCCAAACCTAACAGACACAGAGAGCTTTGTTATATgcaaaactaaaataaaactaatcaCCAAAAAAGCCCCACTTTCTACTAATATATAAATCTTAATCAGTGCTTTTCAGACTTGGTGCCAGAAATCCCTATATTCCATGCTTGTGCCAACAATTCTCTAAACAACCAGTGAGTGACAGTTTTATGaacatgtaaatataaaattaattaattaattaattaataaaattgaaacccAAAGGCAAAATTTGatgaatataaattaattattccATGCTTACACCTTTCCCTCACAATTACACACGCTGAGTCCTGAGAGGGAAGAAAAagcccaaaaagaaaaagttgttgCATTGGGCATAAGACAGTTTTCCAGCTCAACAAGGCATCAGAGTTTCAGACGATCCCACTTGTGCATGTCCAAAACATCTTCCCAACAATGATAGCTCCTTTCCTTCACAAGTCACaatctctttcttgttttaaCTATTTCCACTTACCCTAAAAAAGTTTGCCTCAGTTTCTTCACCGTCCCCTTTAACTATACAAACTGACATAACCGAACGACCCTCCCCAATAAACCATCTTTCATTCCCAGCATAAATAATGGAACAAAAGTTTATATGAACCAAAACCTGTTTTTGAGTTTTTCCCAATCATAaagcagagagagagagagagagacagagagagggggggatagagaaagaaagaaaatgtttgCTCTCTGCTGCTTTCTTCGTTCTCAACTCGGTTCCTGACTCGTTGTTCTTCCTAACTCGTTCTTCTTTGACTCAATTCGTCGCTCGGTCTTTTTACCATGGACGATCCCCCTCGTCGGAGACACGGCTCTCGCCGCCGATCCTGGTGTTGCACGTTCAATGTACCTCCGTCGAGTCCTGACAACCCTTATTTGTCACAGCATTACCGTAGCAATAACAGCAACTGCAAGACTAAACTGGGTCCACAAAAGACTGACTCACTCTCCAAACTCACAACCTCCAGTTCTGTCCCGAACTCACCCCTGAGTTCCAAATCCGGGTTAACTCTCGTGGGTCGGATTGACCCGCGTCGGATCCTTTCACCCGGCCGAGTTTCCCCTATTGACCATACTGATTCCTTAGAAGAAGGTCGCCACTCTTCACAAGCCACCCCATCCGCCGCTGTCGATTCCATACCCAGATCGCGATCGCGGAGTTTTCGGGCCAAAATAGAGAGTCCGGATACCCATTCGGGCAAGGATCCGGGTCGGGTCGAAGGAGATAGAGGAGGTTTGTACGATGTGAGGCTGAATTTGAAAGGCAAAAATGGTGGGGTTTTGGTGTTGGAGCTGAATTCTGGGGTTTTGGCTTCGAATTCGGAGGTTTTCGCGGGTTTGATTGCGGGTTCTTTGGGGAGGAAAATGTGTAGAATAGAGGTTCCTGAGGTTGAAAATTTAGGGGTTTTTAGAGAAACCATTGAGCTTATGTTTGAAGAAAACATAGCGAAGAAGCTTGTCAAAATTGGGGTTTATAGAGCTATTGATATACTTGAGGTtagccttttttcttttcttttcttttcttttttttttcaagagttttatctaaaacttaaaattttggtcCTTTTcagttttatctttttccaTTGAATTGTTTCGTATCTGTTGGTATTGTTTTAAGATAACTATGTTCAGAGAAATAActttgttttaagaaaataggaAGCTTAGGGGAAATCGTATTCCTAAAAAAGACCAAAATTATCACACAAGTTATCTTCCCTTGGAAAATCATGAGTGCttattaacatcattttttttattatttaaactttaaagATTGATCAAGTTGCGGGATGGAAATATATGAAACTCTGATTTTCTTATCATGTAGAAAATCATATAGGAAGCCAATGATTAGGAAGTTCTTCGTTTTATTATTGGTCAAACGTCCTGTTAGATTTAGAACCATATTTTTACCATGTTTCTTGCCCTAGTTTGACAAATCAAGGATTTCTTTTGTTGTCTCTGCATGTAATTCTTGAATCAAGATTACTTGTTATAGGAGCTTTCTTAAAATTTCGGAGATTGTGAAGCTAATTTAGAAGAAGTTTCTTATTGTTGTCaagtgttttcttttccttgtttgaCACAAATTGTTCTCTGCTACCAAATATGCTATACTCTTATCTATTAACTGAGTTAAATATCAGTCAGTGCAGAAGATATAGCACAAGCTCTTGAGTAGGATTGTAGTGAACAAAATCTTACTGAATTCTGCTTAACTGATTTCAAGAAAACTTCTAAGTTGAAGAATATCAATTGGCAAGTTAACcgtatgaaacatatatttcaCAAGAGCCATCAAGAAAGTAATTCTTGAAACctgattttgacataaaaCTCAAGAATACTAGTGAACTGTAAAAGTGTTGCACGTAATTTCCATTatcaaaagtgtaaattttctAACAAGGAAGTAATTCTCTTCACTAAAATTTAGTACTGTAGAAAATATAGAGTACTTCTCCTCATGGAGGGTTTTTTCAATGACATGggcaaaatttttaaatgacCTTTGGTGGCCACAGGAAAACAAAGTTTTTCCTCCTACCTCCGTGTTGTAATTTCCTTTTAAGCGaattaagatttttattttaagttgtgCTTGTTATCTCCAATTCCTGTTCCTTTTAATATCTGGTCAATTCTTCCTTGATACAATTTTCTCTAATTTTGTTTACATTTCCTTCTTTCCTGAACCATGAAACCATAATTACCAAGCACAATTGCTCAGAtcattctaaaaatttcattttttcccCACTACAAAGCAAGCACCGAAACCTGTTGATTTGGTTACTGACTTGCTGCTCTTGAATTTCACCAATCTTTGTTCTTAGCTCCAGCAGCTATTTTTCTGTATAGCTATTTTTcctaataatattatttatg
Protein-coding sequences here:
- the LOC18611852 gene encoding uncharacterized protein LOC18611852; translated protein: MEAKSALRIDRKSSIESEPRTLNINEIQCAREAAMYVVRTRTIEEAMSIFTEGLAPVVSVARDNIGTMMNPKDMQYLEELHLQEIRDVVSAPF